One Hippoglossus stenolepis isolate QCI-W04-F060 chromosome 6, HSTE1.2, whole genome shotgun sequence genomic window, ATACCACAACAAAGAGAGAAGACATAGATGATGCAACTGATTGATAATAATCAGGAGCAGTGCTTTTTACAGTTTAGTTTAAGtaacattatgtttttttgatATTGAAGCTTTCCTGTGCTGTGTCTCATCATTCATTACCTCGGGTTCCCAGACCTGTTACTTCATTGAAGGATCTAATCTCACTGATTACAATAAtgtgacacgtgtgtgtgtttgcaggaaacCACCTGGTCAGACGCTGTGGTACGACGCTAGGAGATCTTTGCACCCCTTGCGAGTCTGGCACATTTCAAGCGGACCCTGGACTAAAATACATGTGCAACACGTGTACACAATGTGCAGGTATGCAAgtgtcacaaacacattttgtttacaacTTTACAATCTCAGAATCCAATATAAAACGACTTTTGTCcacgtctctgtgtgttcaggGGCTCAGGTCTACGTGAAAGTGTGCACCCCCACAAAGGACGCAGAGTGCGGCTGTAAACAAGGACTTCTTTGTGGTGACGGCAGCTGTACCTTCTGTATCAAGAAGTGTGACAAAGGTGAAGAACCCACAAAGGAACGTAAGTAAAAACTACAgttattatcatatatatatatatatatatcatcatatATTGAATCTGGGATGGACTTGTGAGGTGGATTGTTTGAATTTAGGTTTGGATGTATTCCGATTGTCTTGGACACTGGTGGGACTAGaagatatgttttttattattatgttttcaggttgtccatctgtccgtctcATAGATTTTCGTGGtcaaggtcaccgtgacctcacaaacacattttctttgccTTCGCCTTGAGggaatattttcacatttggcacaaatatCAACTTGCactcaaggattaactgattagaatttggtggccAAAGATAAAGGTCACATCTGGAAAAACAATTATGCatacagaaactgcactggttggcggaggcatacaactgcagagCGATATTCTTAGTTTGAACTTCTTCCTACTCTTTTTCGAGGGTGGATTGccttatttttctttattttaacgtgttcaaaataaatgaatggcgGCTGTCTCTTCAGGTTCCTGCAGACCGTGTCCAACTGGAACCTTCAACGACCAGGGCCATCAGATGTGTAAACCCTGGGAAACCAAGTGAGAAATGCTTTGCTCTTTTGCTGTTGATTTACTGACAAACTGAATTCACCAAATTCACTGGTATCTTTCTATGCTTTTCCACAGGTGTCCAAATCTCGATCAATATATTGTGTCCCATGGAACTACGACTTCTGACATCACGTGTGCCAGCGTGGCATTGAGTCCATTGCACAAACCCAGCGACCCAGGTGAGGCTTGACTCTGTTCTCCTCATGCAATCattttgaatctgtttttttttaacttggaGATCAGCTGTAATGtcttgctgttctgtgtcaGGTACCACGGAGCAGAAATGGCCGCTGGTCTTATCTGTGGTGACCAGTTTAGCTCTGAccagcttcatcatcatcatcatcctcactgtGACGATGAAACATGtccagaaaagaaagaagacacAAAAGATAGTCACAAACACAGTGATAATCCGAACCCCCACAGGTAAACACTATATTTAATGATCGACCACAAAGAgattattgtgtttgtgctaCCTGAGTTATTGTGATTATACAGGATGTTTATTAAGTtgttcagaaacacacaaaaatatatgtttttgtttcgTTTCTTTAGATCATCCACTGCCATTAAGAGCAGTAGAGTGCAGTTTTCACGAGGCCGAGCAGGAGGAAGGCGGCAGCTCAGAGTCGCTGGACACCAAGGAATCTTCAGACCAGCTCCTCCCATGAAAAGAAGGGACCAGGCGAGAAGGACACACTGAAATACCTGTGAATTCCCATCAAGAACAAGATGGGATCCTTCTCTTTGATACTGCAGTGTTTGGAGGTGAACAACCCGGctatctttaaaaaacatcagtgttacCTAATCAGAGATCAAGTTCAAGTATTTGCTCAATAATTAAATCGGGAAATAATTTTCGACAGGAAATGTACGCATGGGAGGAATTCTGAGAAGTTCGTCTATTCATCATGTACCCTGTGTTTTCCCCCTGTCAGTCAAGCTTGAAAGTTTAACTGCTCCTGATATAGTCATGGggagtttttaatgtttagatTTAGACACCAGATAAAAGGTGAAAACGACACAAAACTTGTTATAAAAACCAAAGGAGCAAAGAACCTaagcaacttttttttcttctttttaaactaCCTTCAAACAAAGTAGTTGGACTGTGTGAAATGATTCAGAGTTTAAATATTACTGTGGTATTTAAGTGGGCAGAGTATGAGCGTACAGTGCAGGTGGGAGTTCTGAGGCCGAGCCCACACATTCCAAAACAGTGCTCAGCCTACAGATACTGTACCTCGCGTTTACTGCTGATTTTGTACATGTATATGTCTGTTACTTCGCAGCGGCAGCAGGACGATGCTGTTGATCAAGATTTTGTGGGAGAGGTAGTTTGTTAGCTGTGgtcagtttttgtttattttctaaaatggaTGGGGACTTTATTTTGTGATAAACTGTGAACATGATAAGAATGGCAGTCAGCAGAGAGCATTTCTCCGCCAAGGGCCAATGGAATTTTGATATTTATGTGGATCTACAaacaaattccacacactcataaacatcagtccctTAAAAATGCCTTAttcttctattttttaaatccagatcCATtagttattctctgagaaatcaacaaaaggGTTAAAAAACACCAACTCTCAGTGTTAAAGACGGTGAAAAGGTATTCCTGCTCCCTCCTTCTGATTCGTTAATGCctccttctaccaagtttcttGGAAATCTGTCTTACAGTTTCTGTGCATTCCTTATCTGGAGGTAATAACCGTCACATTGAAGGAACAAGGAACTACAGAAAGTCCATTAAAGGGAGTTTCAGCTTTTGTGAATAAATAACCCAACAACTCACGTTAGGTTAAAGCACCGGGGAGTCCACAGAGTGGGAAATGCAAATCACACACAGCTCTTCATTCATGAGTCATTTGCTTAAAGCCCAGCTGTTCATTGAACAAGCTGGAACACGTCTCTTGTCCAACTTTGCACTCTGGATGTCCCAAGTGATGTCACTGGCTGCCCACACAAGTTTGAGATTCCTTTTAAGTGCGTCATCCTCGTAATGACATACATTTAACAAATGAATTAGTCACTCATTAAATCAGTTTCAATTGTCATGTTGAAACCTcccaccacaaccaccaccaaaACCAGTCTGTCTCGTTCTCCCTTTTGCTTTGGTTTAACTTTTATCCCAGTGGGCCAAGAGATAAAGAGAACAAGTGGCTTGCATAGCATGTATCTTGAATGGAAAAGTTGTGCAACACTGTCTGGGCTTGTGATGAACATCTGATCACAATGAGTCACAGCCGGAGCAAAGTCACATCTGGTAGAAGGCCACAAACATCACAGGTGAACGTAACCAGAGTCAGACAGCAAAAGAACTGATGCACTTTATTTCACCCCTTACCTGGAATTAATGTTATGCACTTCTGTGAATTCATCTTTCTGCCTCATCACGATTTTTTATATTACTTGTTTTTCTATTATATGCATATTCATGATTATCTATGAAAACTGGATTACACTGTGCTACATTATACGTTTATGacattgtacttttttaaacagccaataaaaatatttatttgttatacAGTTGCATTCATAGTGGTCCACTGAAGCAGTGGTACATTTCCTTTGTAAAGAATACAAAAACTGGTGTTCTAAATGTGGGAATAAAATGAACATAATACAAACAAACCATCTACAGAGTGTGTTATTTGTGTAAAAATCGAATCCTTCTCGTGTCCCGCAGGTCTGGACTGATAAAAAATCCTCCTaagaaaatatacaaaccaTGCTTTGGATACTGTACCGATTAATCTAAGCCTGAAGTACCACATACAAGTTGTTTTTGGAGTTTTCAAATGCATCTCTTTCCCTCAGGGGATGGAGCAGGCTCAGATGTCATCATGTGACCTGGTGTAAGTGTTAAAATTCCGTCACACGATAACAAGCGGTCGGATATGTGGGGAAACCAGGGTCACAGGGACGGCCTCTCTTGAAAATCTCCAAAATAGCTGCTAACCTTTGAGCTTAGATTACTTTGCTGAATACATAATGACCCCAAAGATCGAACATCCGTCCTCACAAGTTGggttatatttacatttggaTATTACAATGCACCGTGACATAAAATGATGACAGTTGTAATATGTGTTTCCGTatttaaataatgattaaataagTTCATTTGATTGTCGTAGTGCTTCTGCAGACGCGGCAGGAGTCTGGTCAAACTGCTCTGAAACAAAGTTGGCAGTCGCTCACCCGAAAACCCCCTCACTCAGGTTATCAGAGTAACTTCTTGTTTTGTCCTCTTGGTTAAAGTGAGCAGCTCAGGGTTTCTCCTCTACAGTCAGACAATGCTAAACTGATGGTGAGGAAGTTACCTCTCATTCGACC contains:
- the tnfrsf9a gene encoding tumor necrosis factor receptor superfamily member 9a; its protein translation is MAAILRVMGFSLLMQGCLSSVGHTDTGCMRWTPNGKDSCCDACRPGNHLVRRCGTTLGDLCTPCESGTFQADPGLKYMCNTCTQCAGAQVYVKVCTPTKDAECGCKQGLLCGDGSCTFCIKKCDKGEEPTKERSCRPCPTGTFNDQGHQMCKPWETKCPNLDQYIVSHGTTTSDITCASVALSPLHKPSDPGTTEQKWPLVLSVVTSLALTSFIIIIILTVTMKHVQKRKKTQKIVTNTVIIRTPTDHPLPLRAVECSFHEAEQEEGGSSESLDTKESSDQLLP